In Candidatus Roseilinea sp., one DNA window encodes the following:
- the dnaK gene encoding chaperone protein DnaK, with amino-acid sequence MAKIVGIDLGTTNSVVAVLEGGSPTVIPTAEGGNLVPSVVAFKKDGERLVGQAAKRQAVVNPENTIFSIKRFIGRRFDEVEGERKRVPYQVVQGPKGDAQVKIPNTNKTYTPQEISAMVLAKLKADAEAYLGEPVTKAVITVPAYFNDSQRQATKDAGQIAGLEVLRIINEPTAAALAYGLDKKKDETILVFDLGGGTFDVSILEVGDGVVEVKATSGDTHLGGDDWDAVIMDWMITEFKKEQGIDLRSDRQALQRLKEAAEKAKIELSSMMETEINLPYITADQTGPKHLLMKLTRAKFEQLSEGLVKRLRGPVEQALKDANLKVSDIDEVVLVGGATRMPMVQALVKEMTGGKEPNKSVNPDEVVAVGAAVQAGVLAGDVKDVLLLDVTPLSLGVETLGGVMTVLIPRNTTIPVRKSEIFSTAEDNQSAVDIRVFQGERPMAADNMLLGQFRLEGIPPAPRGMPQIEVTFDIDANGILNVSAKDKATGREQRISITASTNLSKQDIERMVAEAQRNAAADAKRKELAEARNAGDQALYQAEKALRDLGDKVSGADRAEAEGKMNDLRDALKTDDINRIKRASESLQATMSRIGQSIYASQPGAGGAKPSGDGKGDEGVVEGEYRSV; translated from the coding sequence ATGGCAAAAATCGTTGGCATTGACCTAGGCACCACGAACAGCGTGGTGGCAGTGCTGGAAGGTGGCAGCCCGACCGTGATTCCCACGGCAGAAGGCGGCAATCTCGTGCCGTCGGTCGTCGCCTTCAAGAAGGACGGCGAGCGACTCGTCGGCCAAGCTGCCAAGCGCCAAGCCGTGGTGAATCCCGAGAATACGATTTTCTCGATCAAGCGTTTCATTGGGCGCCGGTTCGATGAGGTAGAGGGCGAGCGCAAGCGCGTGCCCTACCAGGTGGTGCAGGGGCCGAAGGGCGATGCGCAGGTGAAGATCCCGAACACGAACAAGACCTATACGCCGCAGGAGATCAGCGCCATGGTATTGGCCAAGCTGAAGGCCGACGCCGAGGCGTATCTGGGCGAGCCGGTCACCAAGGCCGTCATCACCGTGCCGGCCTACTTCAACGACTCACAGCGCCAGGCGACGAAGGACGCCGGCCAGATCGCCGGCCTGGAGGTCTTGCGCATCATCAACGAGCCGACGGCCGCCGCACTGGCCTATGGGCTGGATAAGAAGAAGGACGAGACCATCCTCGTCTTCGACCTGGGCGGTGGCACGTTCGACGTCTCGATCCTCGAAGTCGGCGATGGCGTCGTCGAGGTGAAGGCCACCAGCGGCGATACGCACCTGGGTGGCGATGACTGGGACGCGGTGATCATGGACTGGATGATCACCGAGTTCAAGAAGGAACAAGGCATTGACCTGCGCAGCGACCGCCAGGCATTGCAGCGGCTGAAGGAGGCGGCGGAGAAAGCCAAGATCGAGCTGTCCTCGATGATGGAGACCGAGATCAACCTGCCATACATCACCGCCGACCAGACCGGCCCGAAGCACCTGCTGATGAAGCTCACCCGCGCGAAGTTCGAGCAACTGAGCGAGGGGCTGGTGAAGCGCCTGCGCGGACCGGTCGAGCAAGCGCTGAAGGACGCCAACCTCAAGGTCAGCGACATTGACGAAGTGGTGCTCGTCGGCGGCGCGACGCGCATGCCGATGGTGCAAGCCCTGGTCAAGGAGATGACCGGCGGCAAAGAGCCGAACAAGAGCGTCAACCCGGATGAGGTCGTGGCCGTGGGCGCCGCAGTGCAAGCCGGCGTGCTGGCGGGCGACGTGAAGGATGTGTTGCTGCTCGACGTCACGCCGCTCAGCCTGGGCGTAGAGACACTCGGTGGCGTGATGACCGTGCTGATCCCGCGCAACACCACGATCCCCGTGCGCAAGAGCGAGATCTTCAGCACGGCTGAGGACAACCAAAGCGCAGTAGATATCCGCGTGTTCCAGGGTGAGCGCCCGATGGCCGCCGACAACATGCTGCTCGGCCAGTTCCGGCTGGAGGGCATTCCACCCGCGCCGCGCGGCATGCCGCAGATCGAGGTGACCTTCGACATTGACGCGAACGGCATCTTGAATGTGAGCGCCAAGGACAAGGCGACCGGTCGCGAGCAGCGCATTAGCATCACGGCCAGCACCAACCTGAGCAAGCAGGACATCGAGCGCATGGTGGCGGAAGCGCAGCGCAACGCCGCAGCCGATGCCAAGCGCAAGGAACTCGCCGAAGCACGCAACGCCGGCGACCAGGCGCTGTATCAGGCCGAGAAGGCGCTGCGCGACCTGGGTGACAAGGTAAGCGGTGCCGATCGCGCCGAGGCCGAAGGCAAGATGAACGACCTGCGCGACGCGCTGAAGACCGACGACATCAACCGCATCAAGCGGGCCAGCGAATCGTTGCAGGCCACGATGTCCCGCATCGGCCAGAGCATCTACGCGTCGCAACCCGGCGCCGGCGGCGCGAAGCCCTCGGGCGATGGCAAGGGCGACGAAGGAGTGGTCGAGGGCGAGTACCGCTCGGTATGA
- a CDS encoding iron-sulfur cluster carrier protein, with protein sequence MAITEKEVMSALSRVIEPELHRDLVSLNMIKDLQIRGNDVSFKIELTTPACPLKDVMDKAARAELSKIPGIGKIEIGWTSNVAANARMRSALNLPIKNIIAVASGKGGVGKTTIAVNLAIALGQTGAQVGLLDNDVYGPNVPLMVGLPTAELLPDGRAMPSVAQQNGKLVPEEKFGIKIFSIGFIYPAESPLVWRGPMLHSAIRQFLQDVAWGDLDYLIVDMPPGTGDAQLSLAQTAQGVMGIIVTTPQLVSMGDALKGLAAFEQLKIPIIGVIENMGPYTDPATGKKVAMFGEGGGERLAAMKKVPFLGSVPLDPAIRIGSDSGRPIVAAYPDSEAAKRLTEIAKQVAARVSVLNFQQNNVIPISIIG encoded by the coding sequence ATGGCGATTACCGAGAAGGAAGTGATGTCCGCGCTCTCGCGCGTGATCGAACCCGAGTTGCATCGAGACCTGGTCTCGCTGAACATGATCAAGGATTTGCAGATCCGCGGCAACGACGTGTCGTTCAAGATCGAGCTGACCACGCCGGCCTGCCCTTTGAAGGACGTGATGGACAAGGCGGCGCGGGCCGAGCTGAGCAAAATCCCCGGCATCGGCAAGATCGAGATCGGCTGGACGAGCAACGTGGCTGCGAATGCGCGCATGCGCAGCGCGCTCAACTTGCCGATCAAGAACATCATCGCCGTGGCCAGCGGCAAGGGCGGCGTGGGCAAGACCACGATTGCGGTGAACCTGGCGATTGCGCTCGGCCAAACCGGCGCACAGGTCGGCCTGCTCGACAACGACGTGTACGGACCGAACGTGCCGTTGATGGTCGGCCTGCCGACGGCCGAGCTGCTGCCCGACGGGCGCGCCATGCCGAGTGTGGCCCAGCAAAACGGCAAGCTTGTCCCGGAAGAGAAATTCGGGATCAAAATCTTCAGCATTGGCTTCATCTATCCCGCCGAGTCGCCGCTGGTGTGGCGCGGGCCAATGCTTCACAGCGCCATCCGCCAATTCCTGCAAGACGTGGCCTGGGGCGACCTGGACTATCTGATCGTGGACATGCCGCCTGGCACGGGCGATGCGCAGCTCTCGCTGGCGCAGACGGCGCAGGGCGTGATGGGCATCATCGTCACCACGCCGCAACTGGTCTCGATGGGCGATGCGCTCAAGGGCCTGGCGGCGTTCGAGCAGCTCAAGATTCCCATCATCGGCGTGATCGAGAACATGGGGCCATATACCGACCCGGCCACCGGCAAAAAGGTCGCCATGTTCGGCGAAGGCGGCGGCGAGCGTCTGGCGGCGATGAAGAAGGTGCCCTTCCTGGGCAGCGTGCCACTCGACCCGGCGATCCGCATCGGCAGCGACAGCGGCCGGCCGATCGTTGCGGCATATCCCGACAGCGAAGCGGCCAAGCGACTGACCGAGATCGCCAAGCAGGTGGCGGCGCGCGTCAGCGTGCTGAACTTCCAGCAGAACAACGTCATCCCGATCTCGATCATCGGGTGA
- a CDS encoding polar amino acid ABC transporter permease, giving the protein MTMSASTSSLPSRAEVLPPPTERYTVLGWLRKNLFSTWYNTLLTVIFGVLVIVLLRNVLEWALTQARWEVITANLQLFMVGQYPTAATWRAWACVVLLALLIGLSWGIWGRHQRAGAITFGALPFILAILAQGEARIALLIAGVAGAIGFALSRWRGARLQRIGIIGWVIYFPLVILLISGFGSADSLLPLVPTNLWGGLLLTLLLTVVGIVFSFPLGVLLALGRQSSLPIVRTLCVIYIEVIRGVPLITVLFMAQLMLPLFLPGVTIDRVVRAMAGIVLFSAAYLAENVRGGLQAIPRGQYEAARALGLNTWKMMLLIILPQALKAVIPILVGQFIALFKDTSLVVIVGLLDLMGIAKAVLAQPDFLGLQAEVYLFVALVYGVFCYLMSAFSQRLEARLNTGR; this is encoded by the coding sequence ATGACGATGAGCGCGAGCACCTCTTCGCTTCCCTCACGCGCCGAAGTGCTGCCGCCCCCGACGGAGCGTTACACCGTGCTGGGCTGGCTGCGCAAGAACCTGTTCAGCACCTGGTACAACACGCTGCTCACGGTGATCTTCGGCGTCCTCGTCATCGTGCTGCTGCGCAACGTGTTGGAATGGGCGTTGACGCAGGCGCGCTGGGAAGTGATCACGGCCAACTTGCAGCTGTTCATGGTGGGGCAATACCCAACGGCCGCCACCTGGCGCGCCTGGGCCTGCGTGGTGTTGCTGGCGTTGTTGATCGGGCTGTCGTGGGGCATCTGGGGACGCCACCAGCGCGCCGGCGCGATCACCTTCGGCGCTTTGCCGTTCATCTTGGCCATTCTCGCGCAGGGCGAAGCACGCATCGCGTTGCTCATCGCCGGCGTTGCCGGTGCGATCGGCTTCGCGCTCAGTCGCTGGCGCGGCGCACGACTGCAGCGCATCGGCATCATCGGATGGGTGATCTATTTCCCGCTCGTCATCCTGTTGATCAGCGGCTTCGGCAGCGCGGACAGCCTCTTGCCGCTGGTGCCCACCAACCTGTGGGGCGGATTGTTGCTCACCTTGCTGCTGACCGTGGTGGGCATCGTGTTCTCCTTCCCGTTGGGCGTGTTGCTGGCGCTGGGCCGGCAATCCAGCCTGCCGATCGTGCGGACGCTGTGCGTGATCTACATCGAGGTGATCCGCGGCGTGCCGCTCATCACCGTGCTATTCATGGCGCAGCTCATGCTGCCGCTCTTCCTGCCCGGCGTGACGATTGACCGCGTAGTGCGGGCGATGGCCGGCATCGTCCTATTTAGCGCGGCCTACTTGGCCGAGAACGTGCGCGGCGGCCTGCAGGCCATCCCACGCGGCCAATACGAGGCGGCGCGCGCGCTCGGCCTGAACACGTGGAAGATGATGCTGCTGATCATCCTGCCGCAGGCGCTCAAGGCAGTCATCCCGATCCTGGTCGGCCAGTTCATCGCGCTGTTCAAAGACACCTCGCTGGTGGTCATCGTCGGGCTACTCGACCTGATGGGCATCGCCAAGGCGGTGTTGGCCCAGCCGGATTTTTTGGGCTTGCAGGCCGAGGTTTATCTATTCGTCGCACTGGTGTACGGCGTGTTCTGCTATCTGATGTCCGCCTTCAGCCAACGCCTGGAGGCGCGATTGAATACGGGAAGGTGA
- a CDS encoding polar amino acid ABC transporter permease, with translation MANVPLPPPDSPPRMNRAFWRDDRFIQLAAQLIVLSIVAGLAFVLVQNMATSLQRQGIMLGFGFLENAAGFDIGESLIRYTNSDTFARALLVGLLNTLLVSVLGIVLATILGIIVGIARLSSNWLVNRLAWLFIELMRNVPLLVLLIFIYTAFFLKLPRARQAISLGPIYLSNRGVAMPWGEPTETWPVYLYILIAAVGLAVLTATGLRIWQERSGRPKPIALPALLTFAATTVIGWFVLPQPPLTITTPEIAAFNFRGGLVLTPEFMALLIGLVVYTSAFIGEVVRAGIQAVPKGQVEAARALGLNGRRTLQLVVFPQALRVIIPPLTSQYLNLTKNSSLAVAIGYPDLFAVSGTIINQTGRAVEMIGVVMGVYLSVSLFTSLLMNWYNRRVRLVER, from the coding sequence ATGGCGAACGTTCCGCTCCCGCCGCCCGATTCGCCGCCGCGGATGAACCGCGCGTTCTGGCGCGACGACCGCTTCATCCAGCTCGCCGCGCAGCTCATCGTTTTGTCCATCGTCGCCGGCCTGGCCTTCGTCCTGGTGCAAAACATGGCTACCTCGCTGCAGCGGCAGGGCATCATGCTGGGCTTTGGCTTCCTCGAGAACGCCGCCGGCTTCGACATCGGCGAGTCGCTCATCCGCTATACCAACAGTGACACGTTCGCCCGCGCGTTACTGGTCGGCTTGCTCAATACGCTGCTCGTCAGCGTGCTGGGCATCGTCCTGGCGACGATCCTCGGCATCATCGTCGGCATCGCTCGCCTATCCAGCAACTGGCTGGTCAACCGGCTGGCCTGGCTGTTCATCGAGCTGATGCGCAACGTGCCGCTGCTGGTGCTGCTCATCTTCATCTACACCGCTTTCTTCCTGAAGCTGCCGCGCGCGCGCCAGGCCATCAGCCTGGGGCCGATCTACCTGAGCAACCGCGGCGTGGCCATGCCCTGGGGTGAACCCACCGAGACCTGGCCGGTATATCTATACATCCTCATCGCGGCGGTAGGATTGGCCGTTCTGACGGCAACCGGGCTGCGCATCTGGCAAGAGCGCAGCGGCCGGCCCAAGCCGATTGCGCTGCCGGCGCTGCTCACGTTCGCGGCGACGACGGTGATCGGTTGGTTCGTCCTGCCGCAGCCGCCGCTGACGATCACCACGCCGGAGATCGCAGCCTTCAACTTCCGCGGCGGGTTGGTGTTGACGCCGGAATTCATGGCGCTGTTGATCGGCTTGGTGGTCTACACCTCGGCATTCATCGGCGAAGTCGTGCGTGCCGGCATTCAGGCGGTGCCGAAGGGACAGGTGGAGGCCGCGCGCGCGCTGGGGTTGAACGGCCGGCGCACGCTGCAACTAGTGGTGTTCCCTCAAGCCCTGCGGGTGATCATCCCGCCACTCACCAGCCAGTATCTCAACCTCACCAAGAACTCATCGCTGGCCGTGGCCATCGGCTATCCAGACCTGTTCGCCGTATCGGGCACCATCATCAACCAGACCGGCCGGGCGGTGGAGATGATTGGCGTCGTCATGGGCGTGTATCTGTCGGTGAGCCTGTTCACCTCGCTGCTGATGAACTGGTACAACCGCCGCGTGCGGTTGGTCGAGCGATGA
- a CDS encoding arginine ABC transporter ATP-binding protein, with the protein MTEQNDSTDPIIICRDVHKWYGHYHALRGINMQVRKGEVVVIFGPSGSGKSTFIRTINRLEEHQRGEIIVDGIRLTHDVRDIERIRMETGMVFQQFNLFPHLTVMDNITLAPVWVRRWSKAQAEEVAMQLLKRVGIPEQARKYPGQLSGGQQQRVAIARALAMQPKIMLFDEPTSALDPEMIKEVLDVMIELADSGMTMMVVTHEMGFARAVADTMYFFDQGQIVESGTPDQIFGDPKEARTKLFLSQILSH; encoded by the coding sequence ATGACCGAACAGAACGACTCGACCGATCCGATCATCATCTGCCGAGACGTGCACAAGTGGTATGGCCACTATCACGCCTTGCGCGGCATCAATATGCAAGTGCGCAAAGGCGAGGTGGTCGTAATCTTCGGCCCGTCCGGCTCCGGCAAGTCCACCTTCATCCGCACCATCAACCGGCTCGAAGAGCACCAGCGCGGCGAGATCATCGTGGACGGCATCCGGCTCACGCACGATGTGCGCGACATCGAGCGCATTCGCATGGAGACCGGCATGGTCTTCCAACAGTTCAACCTCTTCCCGCACCTGACGGTGATGGACAACATCACGCTGGCGCCCGTCTGGGTGCGTCGGTGGTCGAAAGCGCAAGCCGAGGAGGTCGCTATGCAGCTCCTCAAGCGCGTCGGCATCCCCGAGCAGGCGCGCAAGTACCCCGGCCAGCTCAGCGGCGGCCAGCAGCAGCGCGTGGCCATTGCCCGCGCGCTGGCCATGCAGCCCAAGATCATGCTCTTCGACGAGCCGACCAGCGCGCTCGACCCGGAGATGATCAAAGAAGTGCTCGACGTGATGATCGAGCTGGCCGACAGCGGCATGACTATGATGGTGGTCACACACGAAATGGGGTTCGCCCGCGCCGTGGCCGACACGATGTACTTCTTCGATCAGGGACAAATCGTCGAGAGCGGCACCCCCGATCAGATCTTTGGCGACCCCAAGGAAGCCCGCACCAAGCTCTTCCTATCGCAAATCCTGTCACACTGA
- a CDS encoding O-acetylhomoserine aminocarboxypropyltransferase yields the protein MSERTYGFNTLALHAGQRPDPATGARAMPIYQTTSYVFDDTDHAAALFALQRFGNIYTRIMNPTTAAFEERMAALEGGRGALATGSGQAAQFIALFTLLQEGDEIVAANTLYGGTYTQLDISFRKMGIHTTFVDPSDPENFRSAITPRTKALYGETIGNPLINVLDIEAVAKIAHDHGLPLIVDNTFATPYLCRPIEWGADIVVHSATKFIGGHGTSIGGVIVDSGRFDWGNGKFPGLTEPSKGYHGVRFWETFGDFAFIMKARVESLRDMGPALSPFNAFLFLQGLETLGVRMREHVKNAMAVAEHLAQHPAVAWVNYPSLPGNRYYDLAQKYLPKGAGAVFTFGIRGGFDAARTFIEHLELFSHLANVGDAKSLVIHPASTTHAQLSEEEQRAGGITPDMIRLSIGLEDIEDLIWDLDQALEKSQTEAPRPRLFSVNGHANPLACEIPSRR from the coding sequence ATGAGCGAGCGAACGTACGGCTTCAACACCCTCGCCCTGCACGCAGGGCAACGACCCGATCCGGCCACCGGCGCGCGCGCCATGCCGATTTACCAGACCACCAGCTACGTCTTCGACGACACCGATCACGCGGCTGCGCTATTCGCCCTTCAGCGCTTCGGCAACATCTACACCCGCATCATGAACCCGACGACCGCCGCGTTCGAAGAGCGCATGGCAGCGCTGGAAGGGGGGCGCGGCGCGCTGGCCACCGGCAGCGGCCAAGCGGCGCAGTTCATCGCGCTGTTCACGCTGCTGCAGGAAGGCGATGAGATCGTCGCCGCCAACACACTCTACGGCGGCACCTACACCCAGCTCGACATCAGCTTCCGCAAGATGGGCATCCACACCACTTTCGTGGATCCCAGCGACCCGGAGAACTTCCGCAGCGCCATCACCCCCCGCACCAAGGCGCTCTATGGCGAGACCATCGGCAACCCGCTCATCAACGTGCTCGACATCGAGGCTGTGGCGAAGATCGCGCACGATCATGGCTTGCCGCTGATCGTGGATAACACGTTTGCCACGCCGTATCTGTGCCGGCCGATCGAGTGGGGCGCGGACATCGTGGTGCACAGCGCCACCAAATTCATCGGCGGCCACGGCACCAGCATCGGCGGCGTGATTGTAGATAGCGGTAGATTCGACTGGGGCAACGGCAAGTTCCCCGGCCTGACCGAGCCCAGCAAGGGGTACCACGGCGTGCGCTTCTGGGAGACCTTTGGCGACTTCGCTTTCATCATGAAGGCGCGCGTCGAGTCGTTGCGAGACATGGGGCCGGCGCTTAGCCCGTTCAACGCGTTCCTGTTCCTACAGGGGCTGGAGACGCTCGGCGTGCGCATGCGCGAGCATGTGAAGAATGCAATGGCAGTCGCCGAACACCTGGCGCAGCACCCGGCCGTTGCCTGGGTCAATTACCCGTCACTGCCCGGCAACCGCTATTACGACCTCGCGCAGAAGTATTTGCCGAAGGGCGCCGGCGCGGTGTTCACTTTTGGCATACGCGGCGGCTTCGATGCCGCGCGCACGTTCATCGAGCACCTGGAGCTGTTCAGCCATCTGGCCAATGTCGGCGATGCCAAGTCACTCGTCATCCATCCCGCCAGCACCACGCACGCACAGCTCAGTGAGGAGGAGCAGCGCGCTGGTGGCATCACGCCCGATATGATCCGGCTCTCGATCGGCCTGGAGGATATCGAAGACCTGATCTGGGACCTCGATCAGGCGCTGGAGAAATCGCAGACCGAAGCGCCGCGCCCCCGCCTGTTCTCCGTCAATGGACACGCCAACCCGCTGGCGTGCGAAATTCCATCACGCAGGTGA
- a CDS encoding pyruvate kinase, whose product MRTKIVCTLGPASEDEAILRGMIRAGMDVARLNFSHGSRADHERRIARVRKVAAEERANITLMGDLQGPKFRIGRLTDQGVELKRDQQVVFSDHPDGEAIPLPHPDLLAAVQVGQRVLIDDGAISLHVTHRIDATTIACSVLNGGLVTSNKGVSVPGLKIAVSSLTPKDRDDVQFAIAQKVDALAMSFVRSANDVHELRRLIQAGGGDQLIVAKIEKPEALDDLPAIVHASDAVMVARGDLGVEAAPEEVPFYQKRIILTCLRAGKPVITATQMLQSMITSPQPTRAEASDVANAVLDGTDAVMLSGETAVGEFPIQAVEAMARIAARAEASVIYQPGALLAQVRDALADDDTPDHKTDAITTAAVRIAETIGAKAIVCASASGFTARMIARHRPAVPIVCLTPYERTKRYSAFMWGVKAMIAETRKVDADTLFEAACDAAQWLGCAKPGDTIVVTAGLPLGSGSGHTNVIRLMEVRA is encoded by the coding sequence ATGCGCACCAAAATCGTCTGCACCCTCGGACCGGCGAGCGAGGACGAAGCGATCCTGCGCGGCATGATCCGCGCCGGCATGGACGTAGCGCGGTTGAACTTCTCACACGGCAGCCGGGCCGATCACGAACGGCGCATCGCTCGGGTGCGCAAGGTCGCTGCCGAGGAACGCGCCAACATCACCTTGATGGGCGACTTGCAAGGCCCGAAGTTTCGCATCGGCCGGCTGACTGACCAGGGGGTCGAACTGAAGCGCGATCAGCAAGTTGTCTTCAGCGACCATCCCGACGGCGAGGCCATCCCCTTGCCTCATCCTGACCTGTTGGCCGCGGTCCAAGTGGGTCAGCGCGTGCTGATTGACGACGGCGCGATCTCGCTGCATGTCACGCATCGCATTGATGCGACGACGATTGCGTGCAGCGTGCTCAACGGCGGGCTGGTGACATCGAACAAGGGCGTGAGCGTGCCCGGCCTGAAGATCGCCGTGTCGTCGCTCACGCCCAAAGATCGCGATGACGTGCAGTTTGCCATCGCGCAAAAAGTGGATGCGCTGGCGATGTCGTTCGTGCGCAGCGCAAACGACGTGCACGAGCTGCGCCGGCTCATCCAGGCCGGCGGCGGCGACCAACTCATCGTCGCCAAGATCGAGAAGCCCGAGGCCCTGGACGACCTGCCGGCCATCGTGCACGCCAGCGACGCCGTCATGGTGGCGCGCGGCGACCTGGGCGTAGAGGCCGCGCCGGAGGAAGTGCCGTTTTATCAAAAGCGCATCATCCTGACCTGCCTGCGCGCCGGCAAGCCGGTCATCACTGCCACGCAGATGTTGCAGAGCATGATCACCTCGCCGCAGCCAACGCGTGCCGAAGCCAGCGACGTGGCCAACGCCGTGCTGGATGGTACCGACGCCGTGATGCTGAGTGGCGAGACGGCGGTGGGCGAATTCCCGATACAAGCGGTGGAGGCCATGGCGCGTATCGCCGCGCGCGCCGAAGCCAGCGTCATCTACCAGCCGGGCGCGCTTTTGGCCCAGGTGCGCGACGCCTTGGCCGATGACGACACCCCCGACCACAAGACCGACGCCATCACCACTGCAGCCGTGCGCATCGCCGAGACGATCGGCGCAAAAGCCATCGTGTGCGCGTCGGCGTCCGGGTTCACGGCGCGCATGATCGCGCGCCATCGCCCTGCCGTGCCCATCGTGTGCCTGACGCCATACGAACGCACCAAGCGCTACAGCGCGTTCATGTGGGGTGTAAAAGCCATGATCGCGGAGACGCGCAAGGTGGACGCCGACACGTTGTTCGAAGCAGCGTGCGACGCGGCGCAATGGCTGGGCTGCGCGAAGCCCGGCGACACGATCGTCGTCACGGCCGGCCTGCCCCTGGGCAGCGGATCGGGACACACCAACGTCATCCGGCTGATGGAAGTGCGGGCATAG
- a CDS encoding GlcNAc-PI de-N-acetylase, with the protein MNILVIIAHPDDPEFFAGGTIARWCHEGHDVRYVVVTGGDKGSDQPDMTPARLVAMRRDEQRNAAAVLGVRDVTFLSHMDGELLNTLDVRRDLVREIRRACPDIVVTTDPQTLHYGAMRVNHNDHRAVGLAVCDAIFPASGNRMYFPELLADGFEPHSPKEIYFAGPAQPNTLVDVTDFVQVKIEAIRMHVSQVKAPEELELRIRQGLLRMTADGRIFFAEAFRRILL; encoded by the coding sequence GTGAACATCCTCGTCATCATCGCCCATCCCGACGACCCTGAATTCTTTGCCGGAGGCACGATCGCCCGCTGGTGTCATGAAGGCCACGACGTGCGCTACGTCGTCGTCACCGGCGGCGACAAAGGCAGCGACCAGCCGGACATGACGCCGGCCCGACTGGTCGCCATGCGCCGCGACGAGCAACGCAACGCTGCGGCCGTCCTGGGCGTGCGCGACGTGACTTTTCTGAGCCACATGGACGGCGAGCTGCTGAATACGCTGGATGTTCGACGTGACCTGGTGCGCGAGATCCGGCGGGCATGCCCGGATATCGTCGTCACGACCGACCCACAGACGTTGCACTACGGCGCGATGCGCGTCAACCACAACGACCACCGTGCCGTCGGCCTGGCAGTGTGCGATGCGATCTTCCCTGCATCGGGCAACCGGATGTACTTCCCCGAGTTGCTGGCCGACGGCTTCGAGCCGCATTCGCCCAAGGAGATCTACTTCGCCGGCCCGGCCCAGCCGAATACGCTGGTGGACGTCACGGACTTCGTGCAGGTCAAGATTGAAGCGATTCGCATGCACGTTTCACAGGTGAAGGCGCCGGAGGAACTCGAGTTGCGCATCCGGCAGGGGTTGTTGCGCATGACTGCCGACGGGCGCATCTTCTTTGCGGAAGCGTTCCGGCGCATCTTGCTATAA
- a CDS encoding CoA-binding protein produces the protein MAQLIQTPGEAFGLLQRYRHIAMVGLSGNPFRPSHFAAVYMLAEGYEVIPVNPREREILGRTCYPSLVEAAKAHTIEIVDIFRNPKDVPPIVEEAIAIGAKVVWMQLGIINEAAAQRAIEAGLDVVMNRCVKLEHARFRGGQNLIGLNTGVISAKRLRLG, from the coding sequence ATGGCTCAACTGATCCAGACGCCCGGCGAAGCGTTCGGTCTATTGCAGCGCTATCGGCATATCGCGATGGTCGGGCTGAGCGGCAACCCTTTCCGCCCCAGCCACTTCGCCGCCGTGTATATGCTGGCCGAAGGCTATGAGGTCATTCCGGTCAACCCGCGCGAGCGCGAGATCCTGGGGCGCACGTGTTATCCATCGCTGGTCGAGGCGGCCAAAGCGCACACCATCGAGATCGTGGACATCTTTCGCAACCCGAAGGACGTTCCGCCCATCGTCGAGGAAGCCATCGCCATCGGCGCGAAAGTGGTGTGGATGCAGCTCGGCATCATCAACGAGGCAGCGGCGCAGCGCGCGATCGAAGCCGGCTTAGACGTGGTGATGAATCGCTGCGTCAAGCTGGAGCATGCGCGCTTCCGTGGTGGCCAGAACCTGATCGGCCTGAACACCGGTGTGATCAGTGCGAAACGGCTGCGGCTGGGTTGA